The genomic DNA AAAGTGGGTTAAATTTTGAGAAGAATTCTTTGACATTGGGAGCTCTTGCTTTCCATGGAAGGTTGGACACGTAGAGCTTGTGCCGCTCTATAATGGTGCCTGGAGGAGGAGTTGGAGCAGGTTTTCTGAAGCTCTTTGAAAATTCCACCTTGATTTTCCGCCCCATTACCTCCTACAAAATTGAGCATGCAGAAACTAGCATAAGAGGTCTATGGGTGAGTTTCTTGAACTCAGAATTTTTTGGTCTCAATGCATATTTTTGAGAAAACCTCAAGGTGTAAGCATCTTGATGACAAGTTCATTGAACAAAACATCAATTCTATGTCTACAAGACTGATAAAATGGGTTCATGCTGATTACAAGTAAGACTATGTCCACGTGAAGTGCAAGCCATATATCCAGTAAGTTGCTGAAATTGCTGAAAGCCTCCGTGCAGGAGAATGCAAGTGAGGTCAGTGGATGCAGCAAGACGTAATGTAGCAGCCACAAGCTAAGTCACATCTACATTTTTTTAACTGATACTCACATTTGCATTTGAACTATGTCTATCTGATACTGTGAGTATCACAGAACATGCTCATTCCTGAAACCACAACATGGTGCAGATGAAACGCGTCAAGGCAACCGCAAACACACTCACGTGGGAGTTGAGcttctccacggcggcggccgcctcctccgccgtcgaCATCGTCACGAACGCGAAGCCCCTGTTCCTCCCATCCTTCCCCTTGATCAGCTTCACCAAACAAACACAAGCGCTTTTTTCAAAAAGCCGAATCGCAACTGAAAAATCCAAAGCGCGCCTCGACGGCTCGCCACGGCACGCggcattgcattttttttcctcgaaaACCGGTGACGCGGCCCTCACCTCGACGTCCTTGACGGTGCCGCACTGCGCGAAGAGCTTCTCGACCTCCGGCGCGGGCACGGACCAGGGCAGGTTGGCCACGTACAGCTTCCGCCGCTTCTCCCCctgcagctcctccgccgccgcgggggcggccTGCGCCTCCgaggccgcgacggcggcggccgggaagcggaggcggaggcccaCCCGGTGATGGCGGCGAGGGGAGCGGAGCGGGGGCAGGGGAGGGGCAAAGTGGGAAACCCGCGGGGCCGGGAGCGCCGCGGCGGTGTGGGGGCTGCGCGCGAGCGAGAGCGCCATTGGGTCGCGCGGGACGCGGGGGCGGGGCGTGCTGGGAATTTGGGGAGCTGGCCGGCTGGGCCTCGAGAGGGCGTGGCTTGGCTGACGGTTCTGCCCCTGATCGAGAGGTGTTTGGGCCGGCCTGGTTGCGTTTCGGATAATGTGGGTGCCGGCCGCTGGATAAATGTGAGAGGCTGAGAATAGAGATGTATGGCGTTGACTGTCTGTGGACGCCCAGCAGGCCAGCACTGCACTCTGCATTTCAAAATCTAAGAAAACATGGCATTTCAACAGTTTCACTACCTAAAATCGGAAGCGACTTTCAGGTGCGATAGGTCGATTTTCAGCTCGGATTTGACGACATGGTCTACTTCATTTATCAGTGTAGAGAATGACGCCCAACAAATTCCTTCAACAGAAAAACACACATTCACAagacttttcttttttaaaaaacgcACATTCAGAAACGTTGAGTTGGAGTAGACTCTTTCCATGTTCATCTCCAACCCTTTCTTCCAACAACAGTTAAGCTAAGCGCAGCAGCAGGTAAGCTCGATTCATGAAGCTTACCTACGGATTCCACTGATTTCTTCGCGAGGCAGACCGAGGATCTGGACGCCTGAACCCTGGACATTCCGAAACTAGTCTTCCGTATTTGTTGGATCTTGTCACGGTGGTCGGATCGTTCACGGGCTCTACTGTTTGAGATTGAGGGCGATGGATGATTCTTTCTCAGACAGGGTAATAATGTACTTTAAGTCGTCATCCTACAAGCGCAGACATAAAATGGAACGCCCAGATTTATACCAATAAGGATGATAAGGTGCGCCAAAACTGATCCCTGGCTAAATGCGGTCCTACAAAGTTTAGACGCTCTTGAACAATGCAGCATTTGTGAATTACCACATCCttgtttcattttccttttcaggCAATCTATCGTTGTTTCATCGAGAATACATAGTGGCATCCTGTGCCCTAGGAGCAGAATCTCCTCTGCTCGCTACCAATCTGGCATGGACTTTGTCTGTTCGTTCTTACATTGTTTCCGTTActgatgtatttttttttaaacgaaccagtgctgccgattatattaaaatagAAAGTGAAATTCAGACCGGACGAAaacaacaaaaaggaaaaacaacgcAAACACCAACGTGTTGGATTAGGTCATCAACGCATGCTGCACCACACCCTCACACACAACTTAACTCTACAATATATTGACCGGTTGGATCGGGACATCAACCCGTGCCGAACTCAACTCCTCTCAACACATCGGCGACAGAGCTGAAGCCTTACCGCAGCCCGTACCACCATATACACAGTCAAGAAGTCGTCAAAACCTCCCAACGTAACCTAGCGTCGATGTTGAACTGAAAAGCAGaccgcaccgcaccgagaaggccaccatCATGCAGGACCTTCCGCCATAGTACCGTTGTAACATCACTATCCACCTGACAGGGTGATAGcaccgaatccggacctctcgcaggcggcctcgcagccgccgccacgaTAACACAATGCGCGGGGccctcgccacatccgccgttTGACTCTGTCTCTCTCTCGTCGCCTCGAATAGACATCacgcgcgggggcctcgccacaccCACCGCAGTACTCCACGTCg from Setaria italica strain Yugu1 chromosome VII, Setaria_italica_v2.0, whole genome shotgun sequence includes the following:
- the LOC101755483 gene encoding 28 kDa ribonucleoprotein, chloroplastic yields the protein MALSLARSPHTAAALPAPRVSHFAPPLPPLRSPRRHHRVGLRLRFPAAAVAASEAQAAPAAAEELQGEKRRKLYVANLPWSVPAPEVEKLFAQCGTVKDVELIKGKDGRNRGFAFVTMSTAEEAAAAVEKLNSHEVMGRKIKVEFSKSFRKPAPTPPPGTIIERHKLYVSNLPWKARAPNVKEFFSKFNPLSANVIFDNGKAAGYGFVSFGTKEEAEAALSELDGKELMGRPVRLNWKESGDDKVEVVKADAEVETVNTEGASADDASDDGGEDKQE